Proteins found in one Candidatus Margulisiibacteriota bacterium genomic segment:
- the guaA gene encoding glutamine-hydrolyzing GMP synthase, producing the protein MASKKHDLIAVLDFGAQYSMLIARRVREGNVYCEVFPHDISAEELLKKEVKGIIISGGPASVYEEDAPKADPKLWQSGIPILGICYGMQLLAKELGGEVKQGKKREYGKADLTIDDQSNIFAGLDTQMQCWMSHGDTVMALPTGFKQLAHTDNTKYAAVGDPQKKIYGVQFHPEVVHTPKGIEIIKNFAYVVCGCQPTWTTANFIDDQVKLIREKVGKEKVLLALSGGVDSTTVAALMHKAIGDQLVCMFIDQGFMRKNEAKKIDDLFVNRFKVNFHNINAAIRFFDRLKGVIDPEQKRMIIGENFIRTFEEEAKKLGQIPYLAQGTLYPDVIESAVPGSTTGKVAKKIKTHHNVGGLPEKMGFKLIEPLRLLFKDEVRALGRELGIPDDIISRQPFPGPGLAIRIIGEVTPERVKILQEVDDIIVSEVKKAGLYKELWQSFGVLLPIRTVGVMGDKRTYLNTIAIRAVTSKDAMTADWARLPYELLEIISNRIINETKEINRVVYDISSKPPSTIEWE; encoded by the coding sequence ATGGCGAGTAAAAAACACGATCTGATCGCGGTCCTCGATTTTGGCGCCCAATACTCCATGCTGATCGCCCGGCGCGTCCGCGAAGGCAACGTTTACTGCGAAGTTTTCCCCCACGATATTTCGGCCGAAGAATTGCTCAAAAAAGAAGTCAAAGGGATCATTATTTCCGGCGGCCCCGCTTCGGTCTACGAAGAAGACGCGCCGAAAGCCGATCCCAAGCTCTGGCAATCAGGTATTCCGATCCTCGGGATCTGCTACGGCATGCAGCTCCTGGCCAAGGAACTTGGCGGCGAAGTTAAGCAAGGAAAGAAACGAGAATACGGCAAGGCCGACCTGACGATCGACGATCAATCAAACATCTTTGCCGGACTCGACACGCAAATGCAGTGCTGGATGAGCCATGGCGACACCGTTATGGCGCTGCCGACCGGCTTCAAACAATTGGCCCATACCGATAACACCAAATACGCCGCTGTTGGCGACCCGCAAAAGAAAATTTACGGCGTTCAGTTCCATCCGGAAGTCGTCCACACCCCCAAAGGGATCGAGATCATCAAGAACTTCGCTTACGTTGTCTGCGGCTGTCAGCCGACCTGGACGACCGCTAATTTTATCGATGATCAGGTCAAATTAATCCGCGAAAAGGTCGGCAAGGAAAAAGTCTTGCTTGCCCTTTCCGGCGGGGTCGACTCAACGACCGTTGCCGCCCTTATGCATAAAGCGATCGGCGATCAATTGGTCTGCATGTTCATCGACCAGGGTTTTATGCGGAAGAACGAAGCGAAAAAGATCGACGACCTTTTTGTTAATCGTTTTAAAGTTAATTTCCATAATATCAACGCGGCCATTCGTTTTTTTGACCGGCTTAAGGGAGTTATCGATCCGGAACAAAAACGGATGATCATCGGCGAAAACTTTATCAGGACCTTTGAAGAAGAAGCCAAGAAGCTTGGCCAGATCCCTTACCTGGCGCAAGGGACCCTTTATCCCGACGTTATTGAAAGCGCAGTCCCCGGCTCGACAACCGGTAAAGTCGCCAAAAAGATCAAAACCCATCATAATGTCGGCGGTTTACCGGAAAAGATGGGCTTCAAGTTGATCGAACCGCTCCGACTCCTTTTTAAGGATGAGGTCCGGGCCTTAGGCCGCGAGCTTGGGATTCCAGATGATATTATCAGCCGCCAGCCTTTCCCCGGCCCTGGTCTGGCGATCAGGATTATTGGCGAAGTCACCCCGGAAAGGGTCAAGATCCTCCAGGAAGTTGATGATATTATCGTTTCCGAAGTTAAAAAAGCCGGTCTTTATAAGGAATTATGGCAATCTTTCGGCGTCCTTCTTCCTATCCGGACCGTTGGGGTTATGGGTGATAAACGGACGTACCTTAATACTATCGCGATCCGGGCGGTGACCTCCAAAGACGCCATGACTGCCGATTGGGCCCGCCTCCCCTACGAACTCCTGGAAATCATCTCCAACCGGATCATCAACGAGACCAAAGAGATCAATCGGGTTGTCTATGATATCTCCTCCAAGCCCCCCTCCACCATCGAGTGGGAATAA
- a CDS encoding GuaB3 family IMP dehydrogenase-related protein has translation MDISLGKAKKTRRVYGFDEISLVPSIVTINPEDTDVSVTIGGKKFEMPIIASAMDGVISPKTAALMSKNGGLGVLNLQGVWTRYLDAEKLLKEIAAVEKDKYVELMQKIYLEPIKKELIAKRIKEIKALGGIAAVSSIPQDALEFGQIARDAGVDIFVVQSTVLSTKHKSTGSKILDLKEFCAMMKVPVLVGNCVTYEVALTLMGTGVAGVLVGIGPGAACTSRGVLGVGVPMATSIADCAAARDSYFKENNVYVPIIADGGMAVGGDICKAIACGADAVMIGSPIAKAAEAPGGGFHWGMATPSPTLPRGSRIRVGTIGPLKEILHGPARFDDGSMNFVGALRTSMGTLGAANIKEMQQVEVVIAPSILTEGKVYQKAQQLGMYK, from the coding sequence ATGGACATCTCTTTAGGCAAGGCGAAAAAAACCCGGCGCGTTTACGGTTTTGATGAGATTTCCCTGGTCCCCTCGATCGTTACCATCAACCCGGAGGACACGGATGTCTCCGTCACCATCGGCGGAAAGAAGTTCGAAATGCCGATCATCGCTTCCGCCATGGACGGCGTGATCAGCCCGAAGACTGCCGCCTTGATGAGTAAAAACGGCGGCCTCGGCGTCCTCAATCTGCAGGGGGTCTGGACCAGATACCTCGACGCGGAAAAGCTCCTTAAAGAGATCGCCGCGGTCGAAAAAGACAAATATGTCGAGTTGATGCAGAAGATCTATCTCGAACCGATCAAGAAAGAATTGATCGCCAAACGGATCAAAGAGATCAAGGCGCTCGGCGGGATTGCCGCCGTCTCCTCCATTCCGCAGGACGCCCTGGAATTCGGCCAGATCGCCCGCGACGCCGGCGTCGATATCTTCGTCGTCCAATCGACAGTTCTTTCCACCAAACACAAATCGACCGGTTCTAAGATCCTCGACCTTAAGGAATTCTGCGCGATGATGAAAGTGCCGGTCTTGGTCGGCAATTGCGTGACCTATGAAGTCGCCCTGACCCTGATGGGGACCGGCGTGGCCGGCGTCCTCGTCGGCATTGGCCCGGGCGCGGCCTGCACTTCCCGCGGCGTCCTGGGCGTCGGCGTGCCGATGGCGACCTCGATCGCCGATTGCGCCGCCGCCAGAGACTCTTACTTCAAGGAAAACAACGTCTACGTTCCGATCATTGCCGACGGCGGTATGGCGGTCGGCGGCGATATTTGTAAAGCGATCGCCTGCGGCGCGGACGCCGTGATGATCGGCTCCCCGATCGCCAAAGCGGCCGAAGCTCCTGGCGGCGGTTTCCACTGGGGAATGGCGACCCCGTCCCCGACCCTGCCGCGCGGTTCGCGCATCCGGGTCGGCACGATCGGCCCGCTCAAAGAGATCCTCCACGGACCGGCCAGGTTCGATGACGGTTCGATGAACTTCGTCGGCGCGCTGCGGACCTCGATGGGAACTTTAGGCGCGGCCAACATTAAGGAAATGCAGCAAGTGGAAGTTGTCATCGCCCCTTCGATCCTGACCGAGGGGAAAGTTTACCAGAAAGCCCAGCAGCTGGGGATGTATAAATAA
- a CDS encoding YgiT-type zinc finger protein, translated as MAEKNKNKDNDLRPAIDDNEENAPSECQACGGRLKFEKVNLEDYQGGKLYMMEGVPAYVCQNCGENWIPEPILEEFENMIEAAKRRAKEKKVKKGKKE; from the coding sequence ATGGCAGAAAAAAACAAAAATAAAGACAACGATCTTAGACCCGCTATTGACGACAATGAAGAAAACGCGCCAAGCGAATGCCAGGCTTGCGGCGGCCGGTTGAAGTTTGAAAAGGTCAACCTCGAAGATTATCAAGGCGGCAAACTCTATATGATGGAAGGGGTCCCCGCCTACGTTTGTCAAAACTGCGGTGAGAACTGGATCCCGGAACCGATCCTGGAAGAATTTGAAAATATGATCGAAGCCGCTAAGCGGCGAGCGAAAGAAAAAAAAGTGAAAAAAGGCAAAAAGGAGTAA
- the glyA gene encoding serine hydroxymethyltransferase, producing MHFNIDNIRQNDPEVAAALDKEFDRQQTKLEMIASENFTSRAVMEACGSVMTNKYAEGYPGKRYYGGCQFVDLTETLAINRAKELFGADHANVQPHSGSQANFAAYFALIKPGDTVMGLDLSHGGHLTHGSPVNVSGMYFHFVSYGVRQDNETIDFDALRAAAREHKPKLIVTGATAYPRIIDFVKFREICDEVGAILMVDIAHIAGLVAAGIHPSPVPMAEVVTSTTHKTLRGPRAGLILCKEAYAKAIDKAVFPGIQGGPLEHVIAGKAVCFKEALTPAFKTYQQQIVNNAKALAEGLTQGGLRLVSGGTDNHLVLVDLRPFKVTGKVAELALDEVGITVNKNTIPFDPEKPFVTSGIRIGTPALTTRGMKEPAMTLIAELICKTLKNPSDQQVKSEVEHKVAELCRQFPLYS from the coding sequence ATGCATTTTAATATCGACAATATCCGCCAAAATGATCCGGAAGTCGCCGCCGCGCTCGACAAAGAATTTGACCGCCAGCAAACCAAACTGGAGATGATCGCCTCCGAAAACTTTACTTCCCGCGCCGTCATGGAAGCGTGCGGTTCGGTCATGACCAACAAGTACGCCGAAGGATATCCAGGCAAACGCTATTACGGCGGCTGTCAGTTTGTCGATCTCACCGAAACTCTCGCCATCAATCGGGCGAAGGAACTTTTCGGCGCCGACCATGCCAACGTCCAACCGCATTCCGGCTCCCAGGCTAATTTTGCCGCTTACTTCGCCCTGATCAAACCGGGCGATACCGTTATGGGGCTCGACCTGTCGCATGGCGGGCATTTGACTCACGGCTCGCCGGTCAATGTCTCCGGAATGTACTTCCACTTTGTCTCTTACGGCGTCAGGCAGGACAACGAAACGATCGATTTTGACGCTCTCCGGGCGGCCGCTAGGGAACACAAACCCAAACTAATCGTCACGGGGGCCACCGCCTATCCAAGGATCATCGATTTTGTGAAGTTCCGCGAAATCTGTGACGAAGTCGGGGCCATCCTGATGGTCGACATTGCCCATATCGCCGGCCTGGTCGCCGCCGGGATCCATCCGTCGCCTGTCCCGATGGCGGAAGTCGTGACTTCAACCACCCACAAGACCCTGCGCGGCCCGCGCGCCGGGCTTATTCTGTGTAAAGAAGCCTATGCCAAAGCGATCGATAAAGCGGTTTTTCCCGGCATCCAAGGGGGGCCATTAGAGCATGTTATCGCCGGCAAAGCGGTCTGCTTCAAGGAAGCGCTGACTCCGGCTTTCAAAACCTACCAACAGCAGATCGTCAACAACGCCAAGGCCTTGGCGGAAGGGCTGACCCAGGGGGGGCTGCGGCTCGTTTCCGGCGGGACCGACAACCATCTTGTCCTGGTCGACCTCCGGCCGTTTAAGGTTACCGGCAAGGTCGCCGAACTCGCCCTCGACGAAGTTGGGATCACCGTCAATAAGAACACCATTCCGTTCGACCCGGAAAAGCCATTCGTCACCTCCGGGATCAGGATCGGCACCCCGGCCCTGACCACCCGCGGGATGAAAGAACCGGCCATGACCCTGATCGCCGAACTGATCTGTAAAACATTGAAAAATCCAAGCGATCAACAAGTCAAGAGCGAAGTCGAGCATAAAGTAGCCGAACTTTGCCGGCAGTTTCCGCTGTACAGCTAA
- the ftsE gene encoding cell division ATP-binding protein FtsE, with amino-acid sequence MIELINVTKTFTNGIHALNSISLHIGKEEFVFLVGSSGAGKTTLMKLLYRDELPTSGKVIVDRINVTELDASQIPYLRRNIGIVFQDFKLLPKRTVYENVAFALRVTGALRSTIRRKTMQALELVGLLRRVNSFPDELSGGEKQRACIARAIVNNPPILLADEPTGNLDPATSWDILQLLDKINKRNTTVVVSTHNKNIVDEMKKRVVELEGGRLVRDQQLGMYNVK; translated from the coding sequence ATGATTGAACTGATAAACGTAACCAAAACATTTACGAATGGGATTCATGCCTTAAACAGCATCTCTCTCCATATCGGCAAAGAAGAGTTTGTTTTCCTGGTCGGCTCGTCCGGAGCCGGGAAGACCACCCTGATGAAACTTCTCTACCGGGATGAACTCCCGACCTCCGGCAAGGTTATTGTCGATCGGATCAACGTCACCGAACTCGATGCCAGCCAGATTCCGTATCTCCGGCGCAACATCGGCATCGTCTTTCAGGACTTCAAACTTCTCCCAAAACGGACCGTTTACGAGAATGTCGCTTTTGCCCTCCGGGTGACCGGAGCGCTCCGTTCGACCATTCGCCGCAAAACGATGCAGGCGTTGGAACTGGTGGGGTTACTGCGCCGGGTCAATTCTTTTCCCGACGAGCTCTCCGGCGGCGAAAAACAGCGGGCTTGCATTGCCCGGGCGATCGTTAATAATCCGCCGATCCTCCTGGCCGATGAGCCGACCGGCAACCTTGATCCGGCGACTTCCTGGGATATTCTCCAACTGCTCGATAAGATCAATAAACGAAATACCACCGTGGTGGTTTCAACCCACAATAAGAACATTGTCGATGAAATGAAAAAACGGGTCGTCGAACTGGAGGGAGGCCGCCTGGTCCGCGACCAGCAGTTAGGGATGTATAATGTTAAGTAG
- the ftsX gene encoding permease-like cell division protein FtsX: MLSSLEFFIVEAFRSLRRSALMSFVAIATIIVSLTIFGFFLLLVLNMGNIVGGIASRMDLVAYIYKDLSLDDAGAVQVKMANIQGVEKVDFISKAEAWKNFRDEFSNKLSLNEVVYDNPLPHTFSIRVRNADLLPIIAKEISAIDVVDEVRYNGKLIQQVKSLISAVRVGGTALVIMLSFATLLIVVNTIRLTVIARETDIYIMKLVGATDNFVKWPFIIEGIIIGVIGGVSSLLILKLSYEAVVSRILQALPFLPLVTDYALLMAIYSTMFFGGIALGMIGGYISVSRVLKNEMQ, encoded by the coding sequence ATGTTAAGTAGTTTAGAGTTTTTTATCGTTGAGGCGTTTCGTTCCCTCCGTCGTTCGGCGTTGATGAGTTTTGTCGCCATCGCCACGATCATTGTTTCGCTGACGATCTTCGGTTTTTTCTTGCTTTTGGTTCTGAATATGGGCAATATTGTCGGCGGGATCGCTTCCCGGATGGACCTGGTCGCCTACATATACAAAGATCTTTCGCTTGACGATGCCGGCGCCGTTCAGGTCAAAATGGCCAATATCCAGGGGGTTGAGAAGGTCGACTTTATTTCCAAAGCGGAGGCCTGGAAGAATTTTAGGGATGAATTCAGCAATAAATTAAGTTTAAATGAGGTTGTTTATGATAATCCTCTGCCGCACACTTTTTCGATCAGGGTCAGGAATGCCGATCTTTTGCCGATAATTGCCAAAGAGATCTCGGCAATCGATGTCGTTGATGAGGTCCGCTATAATGGTAAACTAATCCAACAGGTTAAATCGCTTATCAGCGCGGTCAGGGTCGGGGGGACGGCGCTAGTGATAATGCTCTCCTTTGCCACACTGCTAATAGTGGTCAACACGATCCGGCTAACTGTAATTGCCCGCGAAACCGATATTTACATCATGAAATTAGTCGGCGCGACCGATAATTTCGTGAAGTGGCCTTTTATCATTGAAGGGATAATCATCGGGGTGATTGGCGGAGTCAGCTCCCTCCTGATCCTAAAACTTTCTTATGAAGCGGTCGTTTCCCGCATTTTACAAGCGCTCCCGTTCCTCCCGCTGGTGACCGATTATGCCTTATTGATGGCAATCTATTCGACCATGTTCTTCGGCGGGATCGCCCTCGGCATGATCGGCGGCTATATTTCCGTCTCGCGCGTTCTGAAGAATGAGATGCAGTAG
- a CDS encoding peptidylprolyl isomerase produces the protein MLTWFRKNTKSIMIAVAVLFIGSMFYGLGYQKFSGEDSPQKPSGLAKVNGEEISLARYRELMNRLAQGAGKQIGPRDLPYLESMALAQAIDFTLMLQGARKKVSVGGNEIDSVLDNITAQNKLPNRGELEKAIKRSGFTMGQFRDFIRDDVMVQKVQMKLREGVSVTPDDLREIRASHILVKTENDAKFVLEKLKKGEDFAKLAKQFSIDPGTAPKDGDLGYFTTGMMVKPFEQAAFSLKNGEVSGIVQTPFGYHLIKVSDSRLRKIAPVAGKTIDEVLLQQKQESAFRQWHGELQQKAKVEIEEPSLQAHAFRNQGKMAEAIAEYKKAIGFNPANAYLHVFLGDTYLTMGQEKLALSSYEDAIRVEGGNPELYLILGSTYDKLGKKTEAGEQFKKASLIAGDNKQLHENLLKLFQSLKRPADVAREKAELARIAKKEKFEKELSAPTK, from the coding sequence ATGTTAACATGGTTCAGAAAAAACACTAAAAGCATCATGATCGCGGTCGCGGTTCTGTTTATCGGTTCGATGTTCTATGGTTTGGGCTATCAAAAGTTCAGCGGGGAAGATTCGCCCCAGAAACCATCCGGTCTGGCCAAAGTCAACGGCGAGGAGATTTCCCTGGCCCGCTATAGAGAGCTTATGAATCGGCTCGCTCAAGGGGCCGGCAAGCAGATCGGCCCCCGCGATCTGCCGTACCTTGAGAGCATGGCCCTGGCCCAGGCGATCGACTTCACCTTAATGCTTCAGGGAGCGCGGAAAAAGGTAAGCGTCGGCGGCAACGAGATCGACTCGGTCCTCGACAATATAACGGCGCAAAATAAACTGCCGAATCGCGGCGAGCTGGAAAAAGCGATCAAGCGCTCCGGTTTCACCATGGGGCAATTCCGCGATTTCATTCGTGACGACGTCATGGTTCAGAAGGTACAGATGAAGCTGCGGGAAGGGGTCTCCGTCACTCCGGACGATCTCCGCGAGATCCGCGCTTCCCACATCCTGGTGAAGACCGAGAATGACGCTAAATTCGTCCTCGAAAAGCTTAAAAAAGGAGAGGATTTCGCCAAACTCGCCAAACAATTTTCCATTGATCCCGGAACCGCCCCTAAAGACGGGGACCTCGGCTACTTTACCACCGGGATGATGGTGAAGCCCTTTGAGCAGGCCGCTTTCTCCCTCAAGAACGGGGAAGTCAGCGGGATCGTCCAAACTCCCTTCGGCTATCACCTGATCAAAGTCAGCGATTCCCGCCTCCGCAAGATCGCGCCGGTCGCCGGCAAAACGATCGACGAAGTCCTGCTCCAGCAAAAACAAGAAAGCGCTTTCCGGCAGTGGCACGGCGAACTCCAGCAGAAAGCGAAAGTGGAGATCGAAGAACCGTCGCTGCAGGCGCACGCTTTCCGCAACCAGGGGAAAATGGCCGAAGCGATCGCCGAGTACAAAAAAGCGATCGGTTTCAACCCGGCCAACGCTTATCTTCATGTTTTCCTGGGCGATACGTATCTGACCATGGGACAAGAGAAGCTCGCGCTTTCCTCATATGAAGACGCCATCCGCGTTGAGGGCGGGAACCCGGAACTTTATCTGATCCTCGGTTCAACTTATGACAAGCTCGGTAAAAAAACGGAAGCGGGAGAACAGTTTAAGAAAGCCTCGCTGATCGCCGGTGACAATAAACAGCTCCACGAAAATCTCCTCAAACTTTTCCAAAGCCTCAAACGGCCGGCCGACGTCGCCCGCGAAAAAGCGGAACTCGCCCGGATCGCGAAAAAAGAAAAGTTCGAGAAAGAGCTGTCAGCGCCGACGAAGTAA
- a CDS encoding phosphoglucomutase/phosphomannomutase family protein — protein sequence MAIKFGTDGWRAKMADDFTEDNVRLVTQALVNFLQQKGLAAAGVAVGYDNRLNSENFARVAAEVVSGAGIKAFLTNHAVPSPVLSYAVKSQGLGAGIMITASHNPPDYNGFKIKEGFGGSAFPETTKGVEANLSAKLSILPSSANFTEFDPDPAYFEKLKELVDIEKINAAGLRVIVDPMHGSGAGYFQRLGVKVVEIRGNRDTTFGGINPEPLAVNLQSSMEFVKAYGLKHSGLTACIVLDGDADRIAAIDQSGTYVNTHNIFSLLLKHLYENRHFSGAVVKTFNISNLVDSMCAEYKLRLDVRPIGFKYIAKEMLEGPVILGGEESGGMGIQGFIPERDGILAGLMLLELMAKERKTLLQIVDGLMKKYGYYYYNRKDIHTTVGPAIVEGLKKTPPTDFAGKKIAKVETLDGLKFTFENKAWILFRASGTEPLLRIYSEGRTPEEVELLLSAGVKLAA from the coding sequence GTGGCAATTAAGTTCGGCACCGACGGCTGGCGGGCCAAGATGGCCGACGATTTTACCGAGGACAACGTCCGCCTGGTGACCCAGGCCCTCGTTAACTTTCTTCAGCAAAAAGGGTTGGCCGCCGCAGGGGTCGCGGTTGGCTATGACAATCGTTTAAATTCCGAAAACTTTGCCCGGGTCGCCGCCGAAGTCGTTTCCGGCGCCGGGATCAAGGCTTTTCTGACCAATCATGCCGTTCCTTCGCCGGTCCTCTCCTATGCCGTAAAAAGTCAGGGACTCGGCGCCGGGATCATGATCACCGCTTCGCATAACCCGCCCGATTACAATGGCTTCAAGATCAAAGAAGGGTTCGGCGGCTCCGCTTTTCCGGAAACGACCAAGGGAGTTGAGGCGAACCTTTCCGCGAAACTTTCAATCCTCCCCTCCTCCGCCAACTTCACCGAATTCGATCCCGATCCGGCTTACTTTGAAAAACTTAAAGAGCTGGTCGACATCGAAAAAATCAACGCCGCCGGCCTGCGGGTGATTGTCGATCCGATGCACGGCAGCGGAGCCGGTTATTTTCAGCGACTGGGGGTCAAGGTCGTCGAGATTCGCGGCAACCGGGACACGACCTTTGGCGGGATCAATCCGGAACCTTTGGCCGTCAATCTCCAAAGCTCCATGGAGTTCGTGAAAGCTTACGGGTTAAAGCATTCGGGACTGACCGCTTGCATTGTCCTCGACGGCGACGCCGACCGGATCGCCGCGATCGACCAAAGCGGGACCTACGTTAATACGCACAACATTTTCTCCCTGTTGCTCAAACATCTTTACGAGAACCGGCATTTCAGCGGCGCGGTGGTCAAAACTTTCAATATCAGCAACCTTGTCGACTCGATGTGTGCCGAATACAAGCTCCGGCTCGACGTCCGGCCGATCGGCTTCAAATATATTGCCAAAGAGATGCTCGAAGGCCCGGTTATTTTGGGGGGCGAAGAGAGCGGCGGCATGGGGATCCAGGGGTTTATTCCGGAACGGGACGGCATTTTAGCCGGGCTGATGCTCCTGGAGCTGATGGCCAAAGAACGGAAAACCCTTCTTCAGATCGTGGACGGCCTGATGAAAAAGTACGGCTACTATTATTACAACCGGAAAGATATTCACACGACCGTTGGTCCGGCAATCGTTGAAGGTTTGAAAAAAACTCCGCCGACCGATTTTGCCGGTAAAAAGATCGCTAAAGTGGAGACGCTGGACGGCTTAAAATTTACTTTTGAAAATAAGGCCTGGATCCTCTTCCGCGCGTCCGGGACCGAACCGCTGCTTAGGATCTATTCTGAAGGCCGCACTCCGGAGGAAGTTGAACTTTTACTCTCCGCCGGGGTTAAATTAGCCGCTTAA
- a CDS encoding penicillin-binding protein 1A: MSVKLFGFNVPVGRTILVVLFIIIAGTAGVTFQVLQQLPNVELISSYVPSESTILYSADEKILARFHQEENRQVVPLSRISPYFIKAVIATEDPNFYKHHGLDFMGIARAAVKNFAYGRVVEGGSTLTQQLAKNLFLTKKKVITRKLAEAILAVQMERRYTKEEILEMYLNQVYLGHNSYGIESAAMLYFNKHASELTLAESAMIAGIIHGPELYSPYRNLKGAKLRQIDILNKLIGQKIVEEKEAKLAAAEQLEFYPQNLKMRGEIAPYFISYVLRELTDLYGEDMVYHGGLRVYTTLDTKMQFAAEKAVTEFIKNEGPKYKFSQGALVSIDPATGYIKALVGGADFIESKFNRATQAKRQPGSSFKPFVYLAAIEQGIMPNAVILDAPTTFKVWVNKWNPKGTWDPKNFDGKYNGAVTMRYALEKSLNIPSIKLLEMVGIPNAVNVAQKMGITSNLEPALSLALGASEVTVLEMTSAYGVLANNGVRVEPASIIRIESRDGVPLYKNQILEKRVLDSNVAAIMTDMMRGVITRGTGFRANIGRPAAAKTGTSQDFKDAWFIGFVPQLVTGIWVGNDDNTPMKGVAEVGVCPRIWKAYNTVALQGLPVLDFPRPQGLQTETVILEQRINAEGSKEGSAPEGDPAPEEVQPALESAPEGDLAPEDVQGGN, encoded by the coding sequence ATGTCGGTAAAACTGTTTGGTTTCAATGTTCCCGTCGGCAGAACGATCCTGGTCGTTCTCTTCATTATTATAGCCGGGACGGCCGGCGTTACCTTTCAGGTCCTGCAGCAGCTCCCCAACGTGGAATTGATCAGCTCTTACGTGCCGAGCGAAAGCACCATCCTTTATTCCGCCGACGAAAAGATCCTGGCCCGCTTCCATCAGGAAGAGAATCGCCAGGTCGTTCCCTTATCGCGGATCTCCCCTTACTTTATTAAGGCGGTTATCGCCACCGAAGACCCTAACTTTTATAAGCACCATGGCCTCGATTTTATGGGGATCGCCCGGGCGGCGGTGAAAAATTTCGCCTACGGCCGGGTCGTGGAGGGCGGCAGCACCCTGACCCAACAGCTGGCCAAGAATTTATTCTTAACCAAGAAAAAAGTCATCACCCGCAAACTGGCCGAAGCGATCCTGGCGGTCCAGATGGAACGGCGCTATACCAAGGAAGAGATCCTCGAGATGTACCTCAACCAGGTCTATCTGGGCCATAATTCCTACGGGATCGAATCGGCGGCGATGCTCTACTTCAATAAGCACGCCTCGGAATTAACCCTGGCGGAATCGGCGATGATCGCCGGGATCATTCACGGGCCGGAGCTCTACTCCCCCTACCGGAACTTAAAAGGGGCCAAGCTCCGCCAGATCGACATCTTAAACAAGCTGATCGGTCAGAAAATTGTCGAAGAAAAAGAGGCCAAGCTGGCGGCGGCGGAACAACTTGAGTTCTATCCGCAAAACCTGAAGATGCGGGGAGAGATCGCCCCTTACTTTATTAGTTATGTCCTGCGGGAATTGACCGACCTCTATGGCGAAGACATGGTCTACCACGGCGGCCTGCGGGTTTACACCACCCTCGACACCAAGATGCAGTTCGCCGCCGAAAAAGCGGTGACCGAGTTCATCAAGAACGAAGGGCCGAAATATAAGTTCAGCCAGGGGGCGCTGGTCTCGATCGATCCGGCGACCGGTTACATTAAAGCGCTCGTCGGCGGCGCCGATTTTATCGAGAGCAAGTTCAACCGGGCGACCCAGGCCAAACGCCAACCAGGCTCCTCTTTCAAACCGTTCGTCTACCTCGCGGCGATCGAACAAGGGATCATGCCGAACGCCGTCATTTTGGATGCTCCGACTACTTTTAAGGTCTGGGTCAACAAATGGAACCCCAAAGGGACCTGGGACCCGAAAAACTTTGACGGTAAATATAACGGCGCGGTAACGATGCGTTATGCTCTGGAAAAATCGCTCAATATTCCGTCGATCAAACTGCTGGAGATGGTCGGGATCCCGAACGCCGTTAACGTCGCCCAGAAGATGGGGATCACCAGCAACCTGGAACCGGCCCTCTCTCTCGCCCTCGGGGCTTCGGAAGTGACCGTCTTGGAAATGACCTCCGCTTACGGCGTCTTGGCTAACAATGGGGTCCGGGTCGAGCCGGCCTCGATCATCAGGATCGAAAGCCGGGACGGCGTTCCATTATATAAGAACCAGATCCTGGAAAAACGGGTCTTGGATTCCAACGTCGCGGCGATCATGACCGACATGATGCGCGGCGTCATCACCCGCGGGACCGGTTTTCGGGCGAATATCGGCCGGCCGGCCGCCGCCAAGACCGGAACTTCGCAGGACTTCAAAGATGCCTGGTTCATCGGTTTCGTGCCGCAGCTTGTTACCGGTATTTGGGTCGGCAACGATGACAACACGCCGATGAAAGGGGTTGCCGAAGTCGGCGTCTGCCCCCGGATCTGGAAAGCCTACAATACCGTCGCCCTGCAAGGCTTGCCGGTCCTCGATTTCCCGCGGCCGCAAGGGTTGCAGACCGAAACCGTGATCTTGGAACAGCGGATCAACGCCGAAGGCTCGAAAGAAGGGTCCGCGCCCGAAGGGGATCCGGCTCCGGAAGAGGTCCAACCTGCTTTGGAAAGCGCGCCGGAAGGCGATCTTGCTCCCGAGGATGTTCAAGGTGGCAATTAA